In Primulina eburnea isolate SZY01 chromosome 3, ASM2296580v1, whole genome shotgun sequence, one DNA window encodes the following:
- the LOC140825860 gene encoding LOW QUALITY PROTEIN: protein phosphatase 2C 7-like (The sequence of the model RefSeq protein was modified relative to this genomic sequence to represent the inferred CDS: deleted 2 bases in 1 codon): protein MKINKQISPLDFTPLWGLSSICGRMSEMEDSVIALPHFLNIPSQMLAESKFGPEHQDSDSTSHLFGVFDGHGGPQVANYCREHLHLTLAEELSIASEANSLIENTVHNWKEEWTKVFVNCLRKLDDKVGGFPIAANRGMASNPVPPPIAPDSVGSTAVVAVVCSTHVIVANCGDSRAVLCRGKASMPLSMDHKPNREDECARIEAAGGRVINWEGYRVSGVLAMSRSIGDRYLRPFVIADPELMFIPRAKEDECLILASDGLWDVMTNQEACDLARRRILLWHRKNGDTLLKERGEDVDPAAQDAADYLSQFALHRGSKDNISVIVVDLKTRRRG from the exons ATGAAGATAAACAAGCAGATCTCTCCCTTAGATTTTACACCCCTTTGGGGCTTGTCGTCGATTTGTGGAAGAATGTCCGAAATGGAAGATTCGGTCATTGCACTTCCACATTTCTTGAATATTCCTTCTCAGATGTTGGCTGAATCCAAA TTTGGTCCTGAGCATCAAGATTCAGATTCAACATCCCATCTATTCGGTGTTTTTGATGGACACGGAGGTCCCCAG GTTGCTAATTATTGTCGAGAGCATCTACACCTAACTTTAGCCGAGGAACTAAGTATTGCTTCGGAAGCAAATTCTTTGATTGAAAATACTGTACATAATTGGAAAGAAGAGTGGACGAAGGTTTTTGTCAATTGTTTACGAAAACTAGATGATAAAGTTGGAGGATTCCCCATAGCTGCTAATAGGGGCATGGCTTCTAACCCTGTACCTCCACCTATTGCTCCTGACTCGGTTGGTTCTACTGCGGTTGTTGCTGTTGTTTGTTCGACTCATGTTATTGTTGCTAATTGTGGTGATTCAAGAGCAGTTCTTTGTCGGGGGAAAGCATCGATGCCATTATCTATGGACCATAAA CCAAATAGAGAGGATGAGTGCGCCAGGATAGAAGCTGCAGGAGGCAGGGTCATTAACTGGGAAGGATATCGAGTTTCAGGGGTCCTCGCCATGTCAAGATCCATTG GTGATAGATACTTGAGGCCCTTCGTTATTGCTGATCCGGAATTGATGTTCATTCCTCGAGCAAAAGAAGACGAGTGCCTCATCCTAGCTAGTGATGGTCTATGGGACGTAATGACAAATCAAGAGGCTTGTGATTTGGCTAGAAGACGAATCCTACTTTGGCATAGAAAGAATGGTGATACCCTTTTGAAAGAAAGAGGTGAAGATGTCGATCCTGCAGCCCAAGATGCAGCAGATTATCTCTCACAGTTTGCTCTCCATAGAGGCAGCAAAGATAATATATCCGTTATTGTGGTAGATTTGAAAACTCGAAGGAGAGGTTAG